One window from the genome of Paracoccus zhejiangensis encodes:
- a CDS encoding phosphopantetheine-binding protein, which translates to MTTIATDPLSRDWLTRQITDLIGEDEPIDPAESLVLYGLDSIAVMRLVLALEERGVIVGFDDLARDPTLDGWWALIAARTN; encoded by the coding sequence ATGACCACGATCGCCACAGACCCGCTGAGCCGCGACTGGCTGACTCGCCAGATCACCGACCTGATCGGCGAGGACGAGCCCATCGATCCCGCCGAGTCGCTGGTGCTCTACGGGCTCGATTCGATTGCCGTCATGCGGCTGGTGCTGGCGCTGGAGGAGCGGGGCGTGATTGTCGGGTTTGACGATCTCGCCCGCGATCCGACGCTGGATGGCTGGTGGGCGCTGATCGCGGCGCGCACCAACTGA
- a CDS encoding TonB-dependent receptor domain-containing protein, protein MTLSRILPLASVSLMALSTALAAQETAISQTPGTIVLDQITLVADGQENVEATGGSVVTAEDIETLQPADMSELFSRNSSISVSGGGGQAKRIHVFGLEQSSLAVSVDGVPQFKDNWHHSGSNVIDPAFLKRVEVEAGAAAADAGFAAGAGAVRYETLGARDLLTDGRTQGGRVGLSYGSNGRGLSASIAGYGVYEGFDWFAMIHSANGDNYETGEGYEMPGTEPATLGGLLKAGYEFEGHRVELSYERTEDDADRVTRMNMDQAHTRDVFPLKVTRNTLSLKYTEVSPTATWGPEAMIYVSRNEYWRPNFIEGGFGGDMDMEAQSVGGVLKNSFDVGVGTISTGVDFNYSDYRIDNYGDTDVPIHTIETMQVGTFVQGRFAFANGIDLSTGLRFDHQRFTDWNGDRRTDSGASANATVSYEFAPGYEVFAGASHTWLGYDIGEYGYLHARGSELTIAEGYEPATARNYKLGVSATQDSWTGNVTFFDTTLSGLANDYYRESDDSLTFDNSADYRSRGVTVQANYSWGSGRAGASLTKADVEYDGDDILPDGGDAMPIGEIATLFVDQDLPQYNLRFGGTVELAGRLDDSYITEGGFAEIPGYGVVNAYAEWRPEDYQNVVVRLGVDNLFDKTYFERTSYAQFARREVYPVYAPGRTVTLGVSMDF, encoded by the coding sequence ATGACACTTTCCCGCATCCTACCCTTGGCGAGCGTCTCGCTGATGGCCCTGTCAACGGCGCTGGCCGCGCAGGAAACCGCGATCTCGCAGACCCCGGGCACCATCGTTCTCGACCAGATCACGCTGGTTGCCGACGGTCAGGAGAATGTCGAGGCAACGGGCGGTTCCGTCGTCACCGCCGAGGATATCGAGACGCTGCAGCCCGCCGACATGTCGGAACTCTTCTCGCGCAACTCCTCGATCAGCGTCTCGGGGGGCGGTGGTCAGGCCAAGCGCATCCATGTCTTCGGGCTGGAACAGTCGAGCCTCGCTGTCTCGGTCGATGGTGTGCCGCAGTTCAAGGACAACTGGCATCACAGCGGCTCGAACGTCATCGACCCGGCCTTCCTGAAGCGGGTCGAGGTCGAGGCCGGGGCCGCCGCCGCTGATGCGGGCTTTGCCGCAGGCGCCGGTGCCGTGCGTTACGAAACGCTTGGCGCACGCGATTTGTTGACCGACGGCCGGACCCAGGGCGGGCGCGTCGGCCTGTCCTATGGCAGCAATGGCCGCGGGCTGTCGGCCAGCATCGCCGGCTATGGCGTTTACGAGGGCTTTGACTGGTTCGCCATGATCCACAGCGCCAATGGCGACAACTACGAGACCGGCGAGGGCTACGAGATGCCCGGCACCGAACCCGCCACGCTCGGCGGCCTGCTGAAGGCCGGCTACGAGTTCGAGGGCCACCGGGTCGAACTGTCCTATGAGCGGACCGAGGATGATGCCGACCGCGTCACCCGGATGAACATGGATCAGGCCCATACCCGCGATGTCTTCCCGCTGAAGGTGACCCGCAACACGCTGAGCCTGAAATATACCGAAGTGTCGCCCACCGCGACCTGGGGTCCCGAGGCGATGATCTATGTCAGCCGCAACGAATACTGGCGCCCGAACTTCATCGAGGGTGGCTTCGGCGGCGACATGGACATGGAGGCGCAATCGGTCGGCGGCGTGCTGAAGAACAGCTTCGACGTGGGCGTCGGCACGATCTCGACCGGGGTCGATTTCAACTACAGCGACTATCGTATCGACAATTACGGCGATACCGATGTGCCGATCCACACCATCGAGACCATGCAGGTCGGCACCTTTGTTCAGGGCCGTTTCGCCTTTGCCAACGGCATCGACCTGTCGACCGGCCTGCGCTTTGACCACCAGCGCTTCACCGACTGGAACGGCGACCGCCGCACCGACAGCGGCGCCAGCGCCAATGCCACCGTCTCCTACGAGTTCGCACCGGGCTACGAGGTCTTTGCCGGGGCGTCCCATACCTGGCTTGGCTATGATATCGGCGAATACGGCTATCTGCACGCTCGCGGCAGCGAACTGACGATTGCCGAGGGCTATGAGCCGGCGACTGCGCGCAACTACAAGCTGGGCGTCAGCGCCACGCAGGACAGCTGGACCGGCAACGTGACCTTCTTCGACACCACGCTGTCGGGCCTCGCCAATGACTACTATCGCGAAAGCGACGATTCGCTGACCTTCGACAACTCGGCCGACTATCGTAGCCGCGGCGTCACGGTTCAGGCGAATTACAGCTGGGGCAGCGGCCGCGCCGGTGCCAGCCTGACCAAGGCCGATGTCGAGTATGACGGCGATGACATCCTGCCCGATGGCGGTGATGCCATGCCCATCGGCGAGATCGCCACGCTGTTCGTCGACCAGGACCTGCCGCAATACAACCTGCGCTTCGGCGGCACGGTGGAACTGGCGGGCCGTCTGGACGACAGCTACATCACCGAGGGCGGCTTTGCCGAGATCCCGGGCTATGGCGTGGTGAACGCCTATGCCGAATGGCGTCCCGAGGATTACCAGAATGTCGTGGTCCGGCTTGGCGTCGACAACCTGTTCGACAAGACCTATTTCGAGCGCACGAGCTATGCCCAGTTCGCCCGTCGCGAGGTCTACCCGGTCTACGCCCCGGGTCGCACGGTGACGCTTGGCGTCAGCATGGATTTCTGA
- a CDS encoding isochorismatase family protein translates to MALPRIAPYAPPPAPRDSRAPWRPDPDRMALLVHDMQQYFCAPFTPGAEPLNRVTANIARLLTAARTAGIPVFYTAQKGDQFRPDRGLQADLWGPGMRALPEHEAILPELAPEPGDHLLVKHRYSAFQRSNLETLMRARGRDQLMVTGIYAHIGCLCTTAEAFQRDIQPFAISDAQADFDLARHAMAMDWVAGACGVVMETDAALAAIRAEALTCA, encoded by the coding sequence ATGGCCCTGCCCCGCATCGCCCCCTATGCCCCGCCCCCCGCCCCGCGTGACAGCCGCGCGCCCTGGCGGCCCGACCCCGACCGGATGGCGCTTCTGGTCCATGACATGCAGCAATATTTCTGCGCCCCCTTCACGCCGGGCGCCGAGCCGCTGAACCGCGTCACCGCGAACATCGCGCGGCTGCTGACCGCCGCACGCACCGCCGGCATCCCGGTCTTCTACACCGCGCAGAAGGGCGACCAGTTCCGCCCCGATCGCGGCTTGCAGGCCGATCTCTGGGGGCCGGGCATGCGCGCCCTGCCCGAGCATGAGGCCATCCTGCCCGAGCTTGCGCCAGAGCCGGGCGATCATCTGTTGGTCAAGCACCGCTACAGCGCCTTCCAGCGCTCGAACCTCGAGACGCTGATGCGCGCGCGCGGGCGGGATCAGTTGATGGTGACCGGAATCTATGCCCATATCGGTTGCCTCTGCACCACCGCCGAGGCCTTCCAGCGCGATATCCAGCCCTTTGCCATCAGCGATGCGCAGGCCGATTTCGACCTTGCCCGACACGCGATGGCGATGGACTGGGTGGCGGGGGCCTGCGGCGTGGTGATGGAGACCGACGCCGCGCTCGCCGCCATCCGCGCCGAGGCTCTGACATGCGCCTGA
- a CDS encoding DUF2218 domain-containing protein, which translates to MVQLCKHFGHKVPAEVEGDAGQVTFGMGLAQMQSDDQALTVVLSGDSGEAVASLQEVIDSHLQRFAFREEFSGMDWSVVAA; encoded by the coding sequence ATGGTCCAGCTGTGCAAGCATTTCGGTCACAAGGTGCCGGCCGAGGTCGAGGGCGATGCCGGTCAGGTGACCTTCGGCATGGGCCTCGCGCAGATGCAGTCCGACGATCAGGCGTTGACGGTGGTGCTGTCTGGCGACAGCGGCGAGGCCGTCGCCAGCCTGCAGGAGGTGATCGACAGTCACCTGCAGCGCTTTGCCTTCCGCGAAGAGTTTTCGGGAATGGACTGGTCGGTCGTCGCGGCCTGA
- a CDS encoding (2,3-dihydroxybenzoyl)adenylate synthase has protein sequence MIDFTRWPEDLARQYRARGHWIGRPLSAGVETQASRRPDAIALICGERHITYAALDRAATALAARLAGQGLRRGDTALVQLPNVAEFYMVFVALLKIGVAPVNALYSHKQSELSAYAAQIAPRLLVADRAHPVFTDDAISAGFPLVLMLNAAAGDHDLGDWLQGDALLPADAGPTPADEVAFFQLSGGSTGTPKLIPRTHDDYDYSIRESARICQVSEATRFLCALPAPHNFLLSSPGALGVFHAGGTVVMAASPDPRLCFDLIARHGVTMAALVPSAVGLWLQAAEMRGAPAPLDHLLVGGASFPEAMARQVPARLGCRLQQVFGMAEGLVNYTRLDDPDEVIFTTQGRPISADDEVKIVGEDGQPVAEGEAGQLATRGPYTFRGYYRAPEQNALAFDADGFYYSGDLVQRGAGGNLRVVGRVKDQINRGGEKIAAEEVEHLLMRPPEVLAAALVAMPDAALGEKSCAFIVARNPVRGIELRRHLMALGIADYKLPDRFRLIDELPLTAVGKPDKKLLRARMEHADA, from the coding sequence ATGATCGATTTCACCCGCTGGCCCGAGGATCTGGCCCGTCAGTATCGCGCCCGTGGCCATTGGATCGGGCGTCCGCTTTCCGCCGGCGTCGAGACGCAGGCTTCTCGCCGCCCCGACGCCATCGCCCTGATCTGTGGCGAGCGTCACATCACCTATGCGGCGCTGGACCGGGCGGCGACCGCGCTGGCGGCGCGGCTGGCGGGGCAGGGGCTTCGGCGCGGCGACACGGCGCTGGTGCAGCTGCCGAACGTAGCAGAGTTCTACATGGTCTTCGTTGCGCTCTTGAAGATCGGCGTGGCCCCGGTGAATGCGCTTTACAGCCACAAGCAGTCCGAGCTTTCCGCCTATGCCGCCCAGATCGCCCCGCGCCTTCTGGTGGCCGACCGCGCGCATCCGGTCTTCACCGACGACGCCATTAGCGCCGGTTTTCCGCTGGTGCTGATGCTGAATGCCGCAGCCGGCGATCATGACCTGGGCGACTGGCTGCAGGGCGACGCCCTCCTTCCCGCCGATGCCGGGCCAACGCCGGCGGACGAGGTTGCCTTCTTCCAGCTGTCGGGTGGCAGCACCGGCACGCCGAAGCTGATCCCGCGCACCCATGACGACTACGATTACAGCATCCGCGAAAGCGCCCGCATCTGCCAGGTGAGCGAGGCGACGCGGTTTCTCTGCGCGCTGCCCGCGCCACATAATTTCCTGCTGAGTTCGCCGGGCGCGCTTGGCGTTTTTCATGCCGGCGGCACGGTGGTCATGGCCGCCAGCCCCGATCCGCGCCTCTGCTTTGACCTGATCGCCCGACACGGGGTGACCATGGCGGCGCTGGTGCCCTCGGCGGTCGGGCTGTGGCTGCAGGCGGCCGAGATGCGCGGCGCGCCGGCGCCGCTGGATCACCTGCTGGTTGGCGGGGCGAGCTTCCCCGAGGCGATGGCGCGGCAGGTGCCGGCGCGTCTGGGGTGCCGGTTGCAGCAGGTCTTCGGCATGGCCGAGGGGCTGGTCAATTACACAAGGCTGGATGACCCGGACGAGGTGATCTTCACCACGCAGGGCCGCCCGATCAGCGCCGATGACGAGGTGAAGATCGTGGGTGAGGACGGCCAGCCGGTGGCCGAAGGCGAGGCAGGGCAACTCGCCACGCGCGGCCCCTATACCTTCCGGGGCTATTATCGCGCCCCCGAACAGAACGCCCTCGCCTTCGATGCCGATGGCTTCTATTACAGCGGCGATCTGGTGCAGCGCGGTGCCGGTGGCAATCTGCGCGTGGTTGGCCGGGTCAAGGATCAGATCAACCGGGGCGGCGAGAAGATCGCGGCGGAAGAGGTGGAGCATCTGCTGATGCGCCCTCCCGAGGTGCTGGCCGCCGCGCTGGTTGCCATGCCCGATGCCGCCTTGGGCGAAAAAAGCTGCGCCTTCATTGTCGCCCGCAACCCGGTTCGCGGCATCGAGCTGCGCCGTCACCTGATGGCTCTGGGCATCGCGGATTACAAGCTGCCCGACCGGTTCCGCCTGATCGACGAGCTGCCGCTGACGGCGGTGGGCAAGCCCGACAAGAAGCTGTTGCGCGCGAGGATGGAGCACGCCGATGCCTGA
- a CDS encoding condensation domain-containing protein, with product MTDPRPASDWHELTLGQFDFWEEFRAHPETVVSTVAHATRIEGNVDGAALAQAISMTTAEADVLALEFEQAAGAPPRQRVNPALAPALRQLDLRGHADPEAEAQARMQADIAKPLDLLNAPLAAQWLIRTGDRTWIWYCRGHHIFLDGYAMALIERRVAHHYAALTGAGDSGQPFARFTDFLREESDFRCGPRNATAGQFWSDYLSTGPDLPVLRKGSENYPGEPRSAELPLGDLSDALRDSASRLGLGWPDLLILLSGLWLWSRPASDGDRVEADRVIWLPFMNRLGSISAGLPAMVVNILPFRITTRLDTPLELALSDLAADLRRIRRHGRYRIEQITADRGIGAGHRFFFSPLVNVMPFDPPVFPGCEAQREVLAAGPGDGFNATFAANGRGDGLMLYLDADPALTSEALFRQHCDGLPGFLRRALTASSDTRLADLLEPALT from the coding sequence ATGACCGATCCGCGACCCGCCAGCGACTGGCATGAGCTGACCCTCGGGCAGTTCGATTTCTGGGAGGAGTTTCGCGCCCACCCGGAAACCGTGGTCTCGACCGTCGCCCATGCCACAAGGATCGAAGGAAATGTCGATGGCGCGGCGCTGGCGCAGGCGATCAGTATGACCACAGCCGAGGCCGATGTGCTGGCGCTGGAATTCGAGCAGGCCGCCGGCGCCCCGCCGCGCCAGCGGGTCAATCCGGCGCTGGCCCCGGCGCTGCGGCAGCTGGACCTGCGCGGCCATGCCGATCCCGAGGCCGAGGCGCAGGCCCGGATGCAGGCCGACATTGCGAAGCCGCTGGACCTTCTCAACGCGCCGCTGGCCGCGCAATGGCTGATCCGCACCGGCGACCGCACCTGGATCTGGTATTGCCGCGGCCATCACATCTTTCTGGACGGATATGCCATGGCGCTGATCGAGCGGCGGGTAGCCCATCATTACGCGGCCCTGACCGGCGCTGGCGACTCTGGCCAGCCCTTCGCCCGCTTCACCGATTTCCTGCGCGAAGAGAGTGATTTTCGCTGCGGCCCGCGCAACGCAACTGCCGGTCAGTTCTGGTCTGACTATCTCTCCACCGGCCCGGATCTGCCGGTTTTACGCAAGGGATCTGAGAATTACCCCGGCGAGCCGCGCAGCGCCGAACTGCCGCTTGGCGATCTGTCGGATGCGCTGCGCGACAGCGCCAGCCGGCTTGGACTTGGCTGGCCCGACCTCCTGATCCTGCTGAGCGGGCTCTGGCTCTGGTCCAGACCCGCCAGCGACGGCGACCGGGTAGAGGCCGACCGGGTCATCTGGCTGCCCTTCATGAACCGGCTTGGCAGCATCAGCGCCGGGCTACCGGCGATGGTCGTCAATATCCTGCCCTTCCGCATCACCACCCGGCTCGACACCCCGCTGGAGCTGGCGCTGAGCGACCTTGCGGCAGACCTGCGGCGGATCAGGCGGCATGGCCGCTATCGCATCGAGCAGATCACGGCGGATCGCGGCATTGGCGCCGGCCACCGCTTCTTCTTCTCGCCGCTGGTGAATGTCATGCCCTTCGACCCGCCGGTCTTTCCCGGCTGCGAGGCGCAGCGCGAGGTTCTGGCCGCCGGGCCGGGCGATGGCTTCAACGCAACCTTTGCCGCCAATGGCCGGGGCGACGGGCTGATGCTTTACCTCGACGCCGATCCGGCACTGACCTCGGAAGCGCTGTTCCGGCAGCATTGCGACGGGCTGCCGGGCTTTCTTCGCCGTGCCCTGACGGCTAGCAGCGACACCCGGCTAGCCGACCTGCTGGAGCCGGCGCTGACCTGA
- a CDS encoding SDR family oxidoreductase, whose product MRLTGFEDRAAFVTGAAGGIGVALVRLLRASGAKVFATDRADALAVQSLPTDCGIMWHPLDVRDGAAVDAALAAAVRVFGPVTHGVHAAGVLSTQPLLASTDEDWQRVIDINAGGTFRVTRALGRHMAAEGKGAIVVIGSNAGGVPRQNMGSYAASKAAAAMLVRCLGLELAPLGVRCNIVAPGSTLTPMQTGMWADDQGAARVIAGDLASFKTGIPLGKIATPEDIAQAALFLLSDQAGHVTMADLYVDGGATLRA is encoded by the coding sequence ATGCGCCTGACGGGTTTCGAGGATCGCGCCGCCTTTGTCACCGGCGCTGCGGGCGGGATCGGCGTGGCGCTGGTCCGGCTGCTGCGCGCCTCCGGGGCCAAGGTCTTTGCCACTGACCGGGCCGATGCGCTGGCCGTGCAATCCCTGCCCACCGATTGCGGGATCATGTGGCATCCGCTGGATGTCCGCGACGGCGCGGCGGTGGATGCGGCGCTGGCCGCAGCGGTGCGGGTCTTCGGCCCCGTCACCCATGGCGTCCATGCGGCGGGGGTGCTGTCGACGCAACCCCTGCTCGCCTCCACGGATGAGGACTGGCAGCGGGTCATCGACATCAATGCCGGCGGCACCTTCCGCGTCACCCGCGCGCTGGGGCGGCACATGGCCGCCGAGGGCAAGGGCGCGATCGTGGTGATCGGCTCGAATGCCGGGGGCGTGCCGCGGCAGAACATGGGCAGTTACGCGGCCTCAAAGGCGGCGGCGGCGATGCTGGTACGCTGTCTGGGGCTGGAACTGGCGCCTCTCGGCGTGCGCTGCAACATCGTCGCGCCGGGCTCGACGCTGACGCCGATGCAGACCGGCATGTGGGCCGATGATCAGGGTGCGGCGCGGGTGATCGCGGGCGATCTGGCCAGCTTCAAGACCGGCATCCCCCTCGGAAAGATCGCCACGCCCGAGGATATCGCCCAGGCCGCGCTGTTCCTGCTGTCGGATCAGGCCGGACATGTCACCATGGCCGACCTTTATGTCGATGGCGGCGCGACGCTGCGCGCCTGA
- a CDS encoding isochorismate synthase codes for MMISPDLAACRVDAADTGGPFAFRGPHGTLRADGPTRAIESGTGDSLPARITRAFAGAGPSAVIGGALPFARHQTDCLWLAHSCRHDLPATASPADRPSPQRWRADPAPRVYAGSVEQALRIMRAEATQPEGLRKIVLARTLAIEANGPIPQQALMDRLADDPVVTAFRVALPQPDRALIGATPELLVEKTGSKIFSFPLAGSARRNPDPIRDADACAALARSEKDRREHAMVVEFIMDTLTPWCSHLTAPEGTGLTSTRSMWHLGTRIEGRLSDPDTPSVLLAAALHPTPAVCGLPCSRAAALIGELEPVARDFYAGAVGWCRPDGDGAWFVAIRCADVCGAQARLYAGAGIVPGSDPDSETEETASKFAALLRAFGLPADAARYPTD; via the coding sequence ATGATGATTTCGCCAGACTTGGCTGCCTGTCGCGTCGATGCCGCCGATACGGGCGGTCCCTTTGCCTTTCGCGGCCCGCATGGCACGCTGCGCGCCGATGGTCCGACGCGCGCGATCGAAAGCGGCACCGGCGACAGCTTGCCGGCGCGCATAACCCGCGCCTTTGCCGGAGCCGGACCCTCGGCGGTGATCGGCGGGGCCCTGCCCTTTGCGCGTCACCAGACCGATTGCCTCTGGCTCGCCCACAGCTGCCGCCATGACCTGCCGGCCACGGCCAGCCCTGCCGACCGCCCCAGCCCGCAGCGCTGGCGGGCCGATCCCGCCCCGCGCGTCTATGCCGGCAGCGTCGAGCAGGCGCTGCGCATCATGCGCGCCGAGGCGACCCAGCCCGAGGGGCTGCGCAAGATCGTGCTGGCCCGGACGCTGGCCATCGAGGCCAATGGCCCGATCCCGCAGCAGGCGCTGATGGACCGGTTGGCCGATGACCCGGTGGTCACCGCCTTCCGCGTCGCCCTGCCCCAGCCCGACCGGGCGCTGATCGGCGCAACGCCCGAGCTGCTGGTGGAAAAGACCGGCTCGAAAATCTTCTCCTTCCCGCTGGCCGGCTCGGCCCGCCGCAATCCCGACCCGATCAGGGATGCCGATGCCTGCGCGGCACTCGCGCGGTCCGAGAAGGACCGGCGCGAACATGCGATGGTGGTCGAGTTCATCATGGACACGCTGACGCCCTGGTGCAGCCATCTGACCGCGCCCGAAGGCACCGGGCTGACCTCGACCCGCAGCATGTGGCATCTGGGCACGCGCATCGAGGGGCGGCTGAGCGATCCCGATACGCCCTCGGTGCTGCTGGCCGCCGCGCTGCATCCGACGCCCGCCGTCTGCGGCCTGCCCTGCTCGCGCGCTGCCGCACTGATCGGCGAACTCGAGCCGGTTGCGCGGGACTTCTATGCCGGCGCGGTCGGCTGGTGCCGGCCCGATGGCGATGGCGCCTGGTTCGTCGCGATCCGCTGCGCCGATGTCTGCGGTGCTCAAGCGCGGCTTTATGCCGGGGCGGGCATCGTGCCCGGATCGGACCCAGATTCCGAGACCGAGGAGACCGCCAGCAAATTCGCCGCCCTGCTCCGCGCCTTCGGCCTGCCCGCCGATGCCGCCCGTTACCCCACCGACTGA
- a CDS encoding siderophore ABC transporter substrate-binding protein — translation MKAFFCALALVLPTALQAETVPVATAAGEVQAPLTPAKTVALDMAAIDTLDALDVAIIGRPDIAPPAYLSETLASVPTVGTLFEPDFEALAALAPDLIVAGGRSQAQVQPLSQIAPTLDMTIGGADLLNETTARIDAYAAIYDRTDAGTALKAELDADLAAARDAITGKGKAMIILTNGGKISAYGANSRFGWLHSALDLPEAYPGLVVENHGEAVSFEFVAEANPDWLLVIDRGAAVGQGGEAAAATLDNPLIAGTTAGKTGQIVYLDGSAMYLAGGGFHSVTGTLEQLTAAFGGAGS, via the coding sequence ATGAAGGCTTTTTTCTGTGCGCTCGCGCTGGTCCTGCCGACCGCGCTGCAGGCTGAAACCGTTCCCGTCGCCACCGCCGCCGGCGAGGTGCAGGCCCCCCTGACCCCGGCCAAGACCGTGGCGCTGGACATGGCCGCCATCGATACGCTGGACGCTTTGGACGTCGCCATCATCGGCCGCCCCGACATCGCCCCGCCCGCCTATCTGTCCGAGACGCTGGCTAGCGTTCCGACCGTCGGCACCCTGTTCGAACCCGATTTCGAGGCGCTGGCGGCGCTGGCCCCCGACCTGATCGTCGCAGGCGGCCGCTCGCAGGCGCAGGTCCAGCCGCTGTCACAGATCGCGCCGACGCTGGACATGACCATCGGCGGCGCCGACCTGCTGAACGAGACCACGGCGCGGATCGATGCCTATGCCGCGATCTATGACCGCACGGACGCCGGAACCGCGCTGAAGGCCGAACTGGATGCCGACCTCGCCGCCGCCCGCGACGCCATTACCGGCAAGGGCAAGGCGATGATCATCCTGACCAATGGCGGCAAGATCTCGGCCTATGGCGCGAACTCGCGCTTTGGCTGGCTGCACAGCGCGCTGGATCTGCCCGAGGCCTATCCGGGTCTGGTGGTCGAGAATCACGGCGAAGCCGTGTCCTTCGAATTCGTGGCCGAGGCCAATCCCGACTGGCTGCTGGTCATCGACCGCGGTGCCGCCGTGGGTCAAGGCGGCGAGGCTGCGGCCGCGACGCTGGACAACCCGCTGATCGCCGGCACCACCGCTGGCAAGACCGGCCAGATCGTCTATCTCGACGGCTCGGCCATGTATCTCGCCGGGGGCGGCTTCCATTCGGTGACAGGCACGCTGGAACAGCTGACCGCGGCCTTCGGGGGCGCTGGCAGCTGA
- a CDS encoding iron chelate uptake ABC transporter family permease subunit: MVRLASAVGLLGLIAASLMIGAADLKSGSVDADLLVWVSRIPRTAAALLAGAGLALAGSVVQLAVQNRLVEPGLTGTPEAAMAGLLAITLIAPGAPLMLKMLAASLASMAGTAGFLILARHVPRQDPMLLPLVGLIYAGILGAGVTWVAWTTDLMQYLGVWQAGEFSGVLRGRYELLWLIAALAGLLYLLADRITILGLGEDRARSLGLNARQTMLAGLAIVAATVAAVVVTVGTLPFVGLVVPNIISRWRGDNLRRNLPLIAVSGGAVVLAADVVGRVIRWPYEIPAGTVFAVIGAGLFLWLLYAAPRPAGQNG, translated from the coding sequence ATGGTCCGCCTCGCCAGCGCGGTCGGGCTTCTGGGCCTGATCGCGGCAAGCCTGATGATCGGCGCGGCTGACCTGAAGTCGGGGTCGGTCGATGCCGACCTGCTGGTCTGGGTCAGCCGCATCCCGCGCACGGCCGCCGCGCTTCTGGCCGGCGCGGGCCTCGCGCTGGCCGGGTCGGTTGTACAGCTCGCGGTGCAGAACCGGCTGGTCGAACCCGGCCTGACCGGCACGCCCGAGGCCGCCATGGCCGGGCTGCTGGCGATCACCCTGATCGCGCCGGGCGCGCCGCTGATGCTGAAGATGCTGGCCGCCAGTCTCGCCTCGATGGCCGGAACCGCCGGTTTCCTGATCCTCGCCCGCCATGTGCCGCGGCAGGACCCGATGCTTCTGCCGCTGGTCGGTCTCATTTATGCGGGCATCTTGGGCGCCGGCGTCACCTGGGTCGCCTGGACCACCGACCTGATGCAATATCTGGGCGTCTGGCAGGCGGGCGAATTCTCCGGCGTGCTGCGCGGCCGCTATGAACTCCTGTGGCTGATCGCGGCGCTGGCCGGGCTGCTTTACCTGCTGGCCGACCGCATCACCATCCTGGGACTGGGCGAAGACCGCGCCCGCAGCCTTGGGCTGAACGCAAGGCAGACCATGCTGGCGGGGCTTGCCATCGTCGCCGCAACCGTCGCCGCCGTGGTCGTCACCGTCGGTACCCTGCCCTTCGTCGGGCTGGTGGTGCCGAACATCATCTCGCGCTGGCGGGGCGACAACCTGCGCCGTAACCTGCCGCTTATCGCGGTTTCGGGCGGTGCGGTGGTGCTGGCCGCCGATGTCGTTGGCCGGGTCATCCGCTGGCCCTACGAGATCCCGGCCGGCACGGTCTTCGCCGTGATCGGGGCCGGCCTGTTCCTGTGGCTGCTTTATGCCGCACCGCGACCGGCGGGGCAGAATGGCTGA